A genomic region of Entelurus aequoreus isolate RoL-2023_Sb linkage group LG19, RoL_Eaeq_v1.1, whole genome shotgun sequence contains the following coding sequences:
- the si:ch211-262h13.5 gene encoding fetuin-B gives MMHTSIYSSLLFFSSMLCVNGDGLAMAPIELAPVPCNDKAVEKLSRLAATYINEDRTDGYKFALNRVTNVHLHAQGPAGNVYYLDLDVLETKCHIGSPKPWKRCDIRPFMETQISGNCNTTILHTTEGYSYLYSYDCTLVPDPAQKLQQTCPTCPVLLPVDSPLAVTAAQVTLASYKRQSALGAGLGVKRITRAAEQTLPVKARFVEYTVEECPEGVTERNTCQRLTSASDTETAGFCTGSVHGDLHDHPDVQVSCEMFKIQNGDVPRPVEPQGHDLPSKPDIPTLPPFDYPEKDQQPTPSDPTQHPDTEPAPLDPTQILPGPLDPSLSPPITSSSSSSESEEGFFNRRPSSTGLFDSSSEEIGGPLALRPPFDFHYKKHDRKKRQALAELSPSRKPTFLSDFPSGPSPFRSCPGPARYTTV, from the exons ATGATGCACACGTCCATTTACTCGTCGTTGCTATTTTTTAGCtcaatgctgtgtgtgaatggcGATGGGTTAGCGATGGCGCCAATTGAACTTGCTCCAGTTCCCTGCAATGACAAAGCAGTGGAGAAGCTGTCTCGTCTGGCTGCCACTTACATCAACGAGGACCGTACTGACGGGTATAAGTTTGCCCTTAACCGCGTTACCAACGTTCACCTACACGCTCAG GGCCCAGCAGGCAACGTGTACTACCTGGACCTTGATGTCCTGGAGACTAAATGTCACATAGGCAGTCCCAAACCATGGAAGCGCTGTGACATCAGGCCATTCATGGAAACA caAATCTCTGGTAACTGCAACACTACCATCCTGCACACAACAGAGGGTTACTCCTACCTGTACAGTTATGACTGTACACTTGTGCCAG ACCCCGCACAGAAGCTGCAACAGACTTGTCCAACCTGCCCGGTCCTTCTTCCTGTTGACAGCCCGCTAGCTGTGACTGCTGCTCAGGTCACTCTGGCATCCTATAAGAGGCAGTCCGCTCTGGGTGCAGGGCTCGGGGTGAAGCGGATCACCCGAGCCGCAGAGCAA ACTTTGCCAGTGAAAGCCAGATTTGTGGAATATACGGTCGAAGAGTGTCCAGAGGGAGTGACGGAGAGGAACACCTGTCAGCGGTTAACATCTGCTTCAGACACTGAG ACTGCAGGCTTTTGTACAGGTTCTGTGCATGGTGACCTGCATGATCATCCGGACGTTCAAGTGTCCTGTGAGATGTTCAAAATACAG AATGGGGATGTCCCACGGCCAGTGGAGCCACAAGGTCATGACCTTCCCTCAAAGCCTGATATCCCAACACTGCCTCCATTCGATTACCCGGAAAAAGATCAGCAGCCCACTCCTTCTGACCCCACACAACATCCTGATACTGAACCAGCACCACTTGACCCCACGCAGATTCTCCCCGGTCCCTTGGACCCTTCACTTAGTCCACCGATTACCTCCTCCTCGTCTTCTAGTGAGTCTGAAGAAGGTTTTTTCAATCGCCGGCCCTCATCCACCGGACTTTTCGATTCGTCTTCTGAAGAGATAGGAGGCCCTCTGGCACTGCGTCCGCCCTTTGACTTTCACTATAAGAAGCATGACCGCAAAAAACGGCAGGCCTTGGCGGAACTCTCACCGTCCCGCAAACCAACATTCCTGTCTGATTTCCCAAGTGGGCCGTCGCCTTTCCGCTCCTGCCCTGGCCCTGCTCGATACACTACAGTTTAA